From the Desmodus rotundus isolate HL8 chromosome Y, HLdesRot8A.1, whole genome shotgun sequence genome, one window contains:
- the LOC139440239 gene encoding protein Shroom2-like isoform X5 encodes MSTCQLSSAGPSWHGGHHASSSSQDLSGAWEQTTLQRTSGHFSSLGSVDSLDQPSQPFPSGRLSAAKSNSSIDHLGGPSKRDSAYGSFSTSCSTPDHTLPKADASSTENILYTVGLWEASRPAGSRHDPPGLEDRLGHLACRLPCERSRSPRPEDGPEPKLPTSGRSSFGPVWYVPDKKKAPASPPPPPPPLRSDSFAATKSHEKAQGPAFSEATATQHLAGLTRAQPRGDWRAEPADAQRRPARPGDSRRPGSSGCAADGHLDCSWLSTTHGAPSRLQASLSSTDVRFPPSAYGCQHPRQYSDESPFLHEVPGAATVPAGQLRGVLARVRQEAPAQRFQDDNASQAKWPHAADRKGGSGGQSYHRSVSTRQGLPGGPQLSQPRDSYWRCGSPLGALDGPATQLVGQKPRGHFPRHEGAQERERADPGDRGVGGCSSGMEEPPGAGHGDRASVKQVADAFKWAHGDSGKISAHKTPMLHSLTQEGSRWPVEGQEAGTERPPPFDAQVGKPTRRSDRFATTLRNEIQQRRARLQKSRSTVALAGPDEAEGEASGWRGAAAPGPSFLGTYKDHVKEAQARVLRATSFRRRDLDPSPAERCTGSPEPTAGSHRPQPSPVSPTWEAGQARPPPCAGGAPHVARIGGRRRFTAEQKLKSYSEPEKMNEVGLSGDRHPRRHPEDTVGTFADRWKFFEETSRSVAQRAGPRQVLSGGPKEKLDRPWAAGPGDQGPELRLQGRARTTSFGESAGGPRKAGKVGTPEAPQRLGTFAEYQACWRTQRRGPDARASGRYHSADDILDASLGPREPLQHVHERSRSSPSTELYKQEAPVEPRRQAEDPGEHGELASAVRDEEQCPAPRQADAQGPEVSPAAHRDPRPLARGSEPSHAQDGPEVPHEGRSRAGTLPCDYRFSEDHTPAHPQPPAPGSQTHSGLSALHARVPDPRPLSATPLVKRPAPQRPPPPKREPRHLRGPAGATPIGTPAAVDLGAPAGTPVANHLAAPGTPLPPPSPESLEVCVDRLSLSRSPRALAEKLSNAQHTDPTKPSGELDRQHVEELPACPQREAPLPSKSQPPQTSSMETSRSPSPQFAPQKLTDKPPLLIQDDSSTRIERLIDNTTVKMVPIKIVHSESQPEKESRQGLARAAAAAAAAEPPALPSGLERDQIKTLSTSEQSYSRFCLYSRPGAEPEPRAQPPAPPGAPDSRASPPALSYMKAKERTAEDLKSEELAREIVGKDKSLADILDPSVKMKTTRDLMEGIFPKDEHLLEEAQQRRKLLPKIPSPRTTEEKREEPSVPAAAFLATNSAYYSTSAPKAELLIKMKDLQEQQEPEEDSGSDLDHDLSVKKQELIDSISRKLQVLREARESLLEDIQANSALGDEVEAIAKGVCKPNEFDKFRMFIGDLDKVVNLLLSLSGRLARVENALNNLDDSTSPGDRQSLLQKQRVLIQQHEDAKELKENLDRRERIVFDILASYLSDESLADYEYFVKMKSALIIEQRELEDKIHLGEEQLRCLVDSLQPDRGK; translated from the exons ATGTCCACCTGTCAGCTGTCCTCCGCCGGCCCCTCCTGGCACGGCGGACACCACGCCAG CTCGTCCTCCCAGGACCTGTCGGGCGCGTGGGAGCAGACGACCCTGCAGCGCACCTCGGGCCACTTCAGCTCCCTGGGCAGCGTGGACAGCCTGGACCAGCCCTCGcagcccttcccctctggccGCCTCTCGGCTGCCAAGTCCAACAGCAGCATCGACCACCTGGGCGGCCCGAGCAAGAGGGACTCGGCCTATGGCTCCTTCTCCACCAGCTGCAGCACGCCTGACCACACCTTGCCCAAGGCGGACGCCTCCTCCACGGAGAACATCCTCTACACAGTGGGCCTGTGGGAGGCCTCTCGGCCAGCTGGCAGCCGGCATGACCCCCCGGGCCTGGAGGACCGGCTCGGGCACTTGGCGTGCAGGCTGCCGTGCGAGCGCAGCAGGAGTCCCAGGCCAGAGGACGGGCCCGAGCCGAAGCTGCCCACATCGGGGCGGTCCAGCTTTGGGCCTGTCTGGTACGTTCCTGATAAGAAGAAAGCCCCCgcttccccgcccccacccccaccccctctgcgcAGCGACAGCTTTGCTGCCACCAAGAGCCACGAGAAGGCCCAGGGCCCTGCGTTCTCAGAGGCGACCGCCACACAGCACTTGGCGGGCTTGACGCGGGCCCAGCCCCGCGGCGACTGGCGAGCAGAGCCTGCCGATGCCCAGCGCAGGCCAGCACGCCCGGGAGACAGCAGGAGACCTGGCAGCTCGGGCTGTGCTGCGGATGGGCACCTGGACTGCTCATGGCTGTCCACCACCCACGGGGCCCCCAGCCGGCTGCAGGCTTCTCTGTCCAGCACCGACGTGCGCTTCCCGCCGTCCGCCTACGGGTGCCAGCACCCGCGCCAGTACAGTGACGAGAGTCCCTTCTTGCATGAGGTCCCCGGGGCTGCCACGGTGCCGGCAGGGCAGCTGCGTGGGGTCCTCGCCAGGGTTCGGCAGGAGGCTCCTGCCCAGCGTTTTCAGGATGACAACGCCTCTCAAGCCAAGTGGCCCCATGCTGCTGACCGGAAGGGGGGTAGCGGTGGGCAGAGCTACCACCGCTCTGTGAGCACCAGACAGGGCCTTCCTGGGGGTCCTCAGCTGTCACAGCCCCGTGACAGCTATTGGCGTTGCGGCTCGCCTCTGGGTGCCCTGGACGGTCCCGCCACACAGCTGGTGGGCCAGAAGCCCCGCGGTCACTTCCCGAGGCACGAGGGTgcccaggagagggagagggccgACCCAGGGGACAGAGGAGTGGGCGGCTGCTCCTCGGGAATGGAGGAGCCCCCTGGGGCCGGCCACGGCGACCGAGCCAGCGTGAAGCAAGTTGCTGATGCCTTCAAGTGGGCCCACGGGGACAGTGGCAAGATCTCCGCCCACAAAACGCCCATGTTGCACTCGCTGACCCAGGAAGGCAGCCGGTGGCCTGTGGAGGGCCAGGAAGCGGGCACTGAGAGGCCTCCGCCCTTTGATGCTCAGGTGGGCAAACCCACACGGAGGAGTGACCGCTTCGCCACCACGCTGCGGAACGAGATCCAGCAGCGGCGAGCCAGGCTGCAGAAGAGCAGGAGCACCGTGGCGCTGGCTGGGCCCGATGAGGCCGAGGGAGAGGCCAGCGGCTGGCGGGGGGCCGCTGCCCCAGGACCGTCTTTCCTAGGTACCTACAAGGACCACGTGAAGGAGGCCCAAGCCCGCGTCCTGAGGGCCACATCATTTAGGCGCCGTGACTTGGATCCCAGCCCCGCGGAGCGTTGCACAGGGTCCCCAGAACCCACGGCCGGGAGCCACCGCCCACAACCCAGCCCTGTGTCCCCGACTTGGGAGGCAGGCCAAGCCCGGCCACCCCCGTGCGCAGGTGGCGCGCCCCACGTGGCTCGCATCGGGGGCCGCAGGCGGTTCACGGCCGAGCAGAAACTGAAGTCCTACTCCGAGCCAGAGAAGATGAATGAGGTGGGGCTCTCTGGGGACCGGCACCCCCGCCGGCACCCCGAGGACACCGTGGGCACCTTCGCCGACCGGTGgaagttttttgaggaaaccagCAGGTCTGTTGCGCAGAGGGCTGGCCCGAGGCAGGTGCTCTCCGGAGGCCCAAAGGAGAAGCTGGACAGGCCGTGGGCCGCCGGCCCCGGGGACCAGGGCCCCGAGCTCCGGCTCCAGGGAAGGGCCCGCACCACCTCCTTCGGAGAAAGTGCTGGCGGCCCCAGGAAGGCGGGAAAGGTGGGCACGCCGGAAGCGCCGCAGAGGCTGGGAACCTTTGCGGAGTATCAGGCCTGTTGGAGGACGCAGAGGAGAGGCCCGGACGCCAGGGCCTCGGGACGGTACCACTCCGCCGACGACATCCTGGATGCCAGCCTGGGCCCACGCGAGCCGCTGCAGCACGTGCACGAGCGGTCACGGTCATCGCCGTCCACGGAGCTCTACAAACAG GAAGCGCCTGTTGAGCCGCGGCGACAAGCAGAGGACCCTGGGGAGCACGGAGAACTTGCCTCCGCAGTCCGGGACGAGGAGCAGTGTCCGGCCCCAAG ACAAGCAGATGCCCAGGGTCCAGAAGTCAGTCCAGCAGCACACCGGGACCCGCGGCCCCTGGCCCGGGGCTCTGAGCCGTCCCATGCCCAGGACGGTCCAGAGGTGCCCCACGAGGGCCGCAGCAGAGCCGGGACCCTCCCGTGTGATTACAGATTCTCAGAGGACCACACCCCTGCACACCCACAGCCGCCTGCCCCAGGATCCCAAACGCACAGCGGCCTCTCGGCCCTGCATGCTCGAGTGCCAGACCCCCGGCCTCTGAGTGCCACGCCGCTCGTCAAGCGACCTGCTCCGCAGAGGCCGCCGCCGCCCAAGCGCGAGCCCAGACATCTCAGGGGACCGGCTGGTGCCACTCCCATAGGCACACCTGCGGCTGTTGACCTGGGCGCACCTGCAGGCACACCTGTGGCCAATCACCTGGCTGCGCCTGGCACGCCCCTTCCCCCGCCATCACCTGAGTCCCTGGAGGTGTGTGTGGACCGCCTGTCCCTCTCCCGCAGCCCCCGTGCCTTGGCGGAGAAGCTGAGCAACGCCCAGCACACAGACCCCACAAAGCCCTCTGGGGAGCTGGACCGGCAGCATGTAGAGGAGCTCCCAGCCTGTCCTCAGCGGGAAGCCCCGCTCCCTTCCAAGTCCCAGCCCCCGCAGACGTCCAGCATGGAGACCTCTCGCTCCCCTTCTCCTCAGTTCGCCCCCCAGAAGCTGACGGACAAACCTCCCTTGCTCATCCAGGATGACAGTTCAACCAG GATCGAGCGGCTGATCGACAACACCACAGTGAAGATGGTGCCCATCAAGATTGTGCACTCGGAGAGCCAGCCGGAGAAGGAGAGCCGCCAGGGCCTGGCGcgtgccgccgccgccgccgccgccgccgagcCGCCCGCGCTGCCCAGCGGGCTGGAGCGCGACCAGATCAAGACGCTGAGCACGTCGGAGCAGTCCTACTCGCGTTTCTGCCTGTACAGCCGCCCGGGCGCCGAGCCCGAGCCCCGCGCGCAGCCGCCCGCGCCACCCGGCGCCCCGGACAGCCGTGCCTCCCCGCCCGCGCTCAGCTACATGAAGGCCAAAGAGCGGACAGCAGAAGACCTGAAGTCGGAGGAGCTGGCCCGGGAGATCGTGGGGAAGGATAAGTCCCTGGCCGACATCCTGGATCCCAGCGTGAAGATGAAGACCACCAGGGACCTCATGGAGGGCATCTTCCCCAAGGACGAGCACCTCCTGGAGGAAGCTCAGCAGCGCAGGAAGCTGCTCCCCAAAATCCCCTCTCCCAGAACCACGGAGGAGAA GAGAGAGGAGCCCAGCGTGCCGGCGGCCGCATTCCTGGCCACCAATTCCGCCTACTACAGCACGTCGGCCCCCAAGGCGGAGCTGCTGATCAAGATGAAGGACCTGCAAGAGCAGCAGGAGCCCGAAGAGGATTCGGGGAGTGACTTGGACCATGACCTGTCTGTGAAGAAG CAGGAGCTCATCGACAGCATCAGCCGCAAGCTTCAGGTGCTCCGGGAAGCCCGTGAGAGCCTGCTGGAGGACATCCAGGCCAACAGTGCCCTTGGGGACGAGGTGGAGGCCATTGCCAAGGGCGTCTGCAAGCCCAATGAGTTCGACAAGTTCCGGATGTTCATCGGGGACCTGGACAAAGTGGTGAACCTCCTGCTGTCCCTGTCTGGTCGCCTGGCCCGGGTGGAGAACGCCCTCAACAATTTGGACGACAGTACTTCTCCCGGTGATCGG CAATCGCTGCTCCAGAAGCAGCGGGTCCTCATCCAGCAGCACGAGGACGCCAAGGAGCTGAAGGAGAACCTGGACCGCCGGGAGCGCATCGTGTTCGACATCCTGGCCAGCTACCTGAGCGACGAGAGCCTGGCGGACTACGAGTACTTCGTGAAGATGAAGTCGGCCCTCATCATCGAGCAGcgggagctggaggacaagatCCACCTGGGCGAGGAGCAGCTCAGGTGCTTGGTGGACAGCCTGCAGCCCGACAGGGGCAAGTGA